One genomic region from Amphiprion ocellaris isolate individual 3 ecotype Okinawa chromosome 20, ASM2253959v1, whole genome shotgun sequence encodes:
- the erg28 gene encoding ergosterol biosynthetic protein 28 homolog, protein MSRFLNVLRSWLVMVSVIAMGNTVQSFRDHSFLSEKLYTGTPEFVNGLQARTFGIWTLLSSIIRCACAIDIQNKTLYHITLWTFVLALGHFLSEAFIYKTAPLTIGVMAPLIVASFSVIAMLIGFQCFPETQEEVGARQKKRN, encoded by the exons ATGAGTCGCTTTCTGAACGTCCTGCGGAGCTGGCTGGTGATGGTGTCCGTCATCGCGATGGGAAACACGGTGCAGAGTTTCAGAGACCACAGCTTTCTGTCTGAGAAGCTCTACACAGGAACACCGGAGTTTG TAAATGGTCTCCAAGCTCGAACTTTTGGCATTTGGACATTGCTGTCATCGATCATTCGCTGCGCGTGTGCCATTGACATCCAGAATAAAAC GTTGTATCACATCACCTTATGGACCTTTGTGCTGGCGTTGGGACACTTTCTGTCTGAAGCCTTCATCTATAAAACAGCACCACTGACCATCGGAGTCATGGCACCTCTTATTGTGGCAA GTTTCTCTGTCATTGCAATGCTCATTGGGTTCCAGTGTTTTCCAGAGACACAGGAGGAAGTCGGAGCTCGACAGAAGAAGCGTAACTGA